The Bradyrhizobium sp. B097 genome contains the following window.
CCAAATGAGCATTCAGCGTTTCGAAACCGGCCCGCGCATGAGCCAGGCCGTCGTGCACGGCAACACCGTCTATCTCGCCGGCGTCGTCGCCGGCAAAGCGGCGGGCGGCAGCGTCACCGACCAGACCAAGGACATCCTGTCGATCATCGACGGCCACCTCGCCAAGGCCGGCACCGACAAGTCGAAGCTGCTCAGCGCGACCATCTACATCACCGACATGAAGACGTTCCCCGAGATGAACGCGGCGTGGGACTCGTGGGTCTCGGAGGGTAACACCCCGGCCCGCGCCACCGTCGAGGCCAAGCTCGCGGCGCCGCAGTACAATGTCGAGATCATGGTCGTCGCGGCGAAGTAGACGC
Protein-coding sequences here:
- a CDS encoding RidA family protein; this translates as MSIQRFETGPRMSQAVVHGNTVYLAGVVAGKAAGGSVTDQTKDILSIIDGHLAKAGTDKSKLLSATIYITDMKTFPEMNAAWDSWVSEGNTPARATVEAKLAAPQYNVEIMVVAAK